TTCTCTCAGCTCCTTCCTTTGGAGATATAGATAATTTTAGTCTATTCAGTTTATATCTATTATCAAAGAAAATATCATCTATTCTATCATCAATAATAAATCCTAATGCTGTATAAAATGCTAGAGAGTGCATATCAGAACAATAGACATAAGCAGTATCTATATCATGATGCTCAAATAAGTACTTAACCATTGCTTCACCAAGACCTTTACCAAAAAAACTTGGTAGTACAGGAGAAAATAGTAACTCCTTATCTCTGATGCATGCAAAACCGACGTTTTCATCATCTACAACTTGAACAAAACACTTGGTTTCTGGTGTATTTAAATATTTTTCTTCTAAA
The genomic region above belongs to Francisella salimarina and contains:
- a CDS encoding GNAT family N-acetyltransferase, whose amino-acid sequence is MKIRKATSKDFKDMLYIWKECISTTCQFLTTSEINKEVEILEEKYLNTPETKCFVQVVDDENVGFACIRDKELLFSPVLPSFFGKGLGEAMVKYLFEHHDIDTAYVYCSDMHSLAFYTALGFIIDDRIDDIFFDNRYKLNRLKLSISPKEGAERIAAKKKSS